A window of Lysobacter terrestris contains these coding sequences:
- the recQ gene encoding DNA helicase RecQ — protein MHDAALDLLRRIFGHPGFRGEQAQIVEQVANGGDALVLMPTGGGKSLCYQLPALLREGCGIVVSPLIALMQDQVEGLRQLGVRAAFLNSSLDATQAASVERELLAGELDLLYVAPERLLTPRFLSLLERARIALFAIDEAHCVSQWGHDFRPEYRQLTVLHERWPDVPRIALTATADEPTRQEIAERLALEHARRFVSSFDRPNIRYRVVQKDNTLRQLRDFLLAHRGHSGIVYAFSRKRVDSIALQLCELGIDALPYHAGMDAATRAAHQRRFLQEDGVVMVATIAFGMGIDKPDVRFVAHVDLPKSVEGYYQETGRAGRDGEAAEAWLCYGLGDTINLRQLILQSEAGEERKRLELRKLDALLGYCESTTCRRQSLLGWFGEAHAGGCGNCDNCLEPPQSWDGTIAARKALSCVYRSGQRFGAAHVIDILRGIGTERVLQFGHDQLSTWSIGNDLDERQWRSVFRQLVAQGLLEADVHGALHLTESAGPVLRGDTTLHFRTEQPKPPRRRRERGASTTDQEFDLAPDALVRFNALRVWRANTAREQNVPAYVIFHDSTLRTIATHAPDDLDELARIPGIGASKLDRYGEDVLQQLFDAA, from the coding sequence ATGCACGACGCCGCCCTCGATCTCCTCCGCCGCATCTTCGGCCACCCCGGCTTCCGCGGCGAACAGGCGCAGATCGTCGAGCAGGTCGCCAACGGCGGCGACGCGCTGGTGCTGATGCCGACCGGCGGCGGCAAGTCGCTGTGCTACCAGCTCCCCGCCCTGCTGCGCGAGGGCTGCGGCATCGTCGTCTCGCCGCTGATCGCGCTGATGCAGGACCAGGTGGAAGGCCTGCGCCAGCTGGGCGTGCGCGCGGCGTTCCTGAATTCCTCGCTGGACGCGACGCAGGCCGCCAGCGTCGAACGCGAACTGCTGGCCGGCGAGCTCGATCTGCTGTACGTCGCGCCGGAACGCCTGCTTACGCCGCGCTTCCTGTCGCTGCTCGAGCGCGCGCGCATCGCGCTGTTCGCCATCGACGAGGCCCACTGCGTGTCGCAATGGGGCCACGACTTCCGCCCCGAGTACCGCCAGCTGACCGTGCTGCACGAACGCTGGCCGGACGTGCCGCGCATCGCGCTCACCGCCACCGCCGACGAGCCGACGCGGCAGGAGATCGCCGAGCGGCTGGCGCTGGAACACGCACGCCGCTTCGTCAGCTCCTTCGACCGCCCCAACATCCGCTACCGTGTCGTGCAGAAGGACAACACGCTGCGGCAGCTGCGCGACTTCCTGCTCGCTCACCGCGGCCACAGCGGCATCGTCTACGCCTTCTCGCGCAAACGCGTAGACAGCATCGCGCTGCAGCTGTGCGAACTGGGCATCGACGCCCTGCCCTACCACGCCGGCATGGACGCGGCGACGCGCGCCGCGCACCAGCGCCGCTTCCTGCAGGAAGACGGCGTGGTCATGGTGGCCACGATTGCCTTTGGCATGGGCATCGACAAGCCGGACGTGCGCTTCGTCGCGCACGTCGACCTGCCCAAGTCGGTGGAAGGCTATTACCAGGAAACCGGCCGCGCCGGCCGCGATGGCGAAGCCGCCGAGGCGTGGCTCTGCTACGGCCTGGGCGACACCATCAACCTGCGCCAGCTGATCCTGCAGTCGGAAGCCGGCGAGGAACGCAAGCGCCTGGAACTGCGCAAGCTCGACGCCCTGCTCGGCTATTGCGAATCGACCACCTGCCGGCGGCAGTCGCTGCTGGGCTGGTTCGGCGAGGCGCATGCGGGCGGCTGCGGCAACTGCGACAACTGCCTGGAACCGCCGCAGAGCTGGGACGGCACCATCGCCGCGCGCAAGGCCTTGTCGTGCGTGTACCGCAGCGGGCAGCGCTTCGGCGCCGCGCACGTCATCGACATCCTGCGCGGGATCGGCACCGAGCGCGTGCTGCAGTTCGGCCACGACCAGCTGAGCACGTGGTCGATCGGCAACGACCTGGACGAACGCCAGTGGCGCAGCGTGTTCCGCCAACTGGTGGCGCAGGGCCTGCTCGAAGCGGACGTCCACGGCGCCCTGCACCTGACCGAATCCGCCGGCCCGGTCCTGCGCGGGGACACCACCCTGCACTTCCGCACCGAGCAACCCAAGCCGCCACGGCGCCGCCGCGAGCGCGGCGCCAGCACGACGGACCAGGAGTTCGACCTCGCCCCCGATGCCCTGGTCCGCTTCAACGCATTGCGGGTCTGGCGCGCGAACACCGCGCGCGAGCAGAACGTGCCCGCCTACGTGATCTTCCACGACAGCACGTTGCGCACCATCGCCACCCACGCACCGGATGACCTCGACGAACTGGCGCGCATCCCCGGCATCGGCGCCAGCAAGCTGGACCGCTACGGCGAGGATGTGCTGCAGCAGTTGTTCGATGCGGCGTGA
- the hrpA gene encoding ATP-dependent RNA helicase HrpA, protein MNPIDASAKAASRPAGRDRPRAPSPAQDAALQQARRAIDGALSRDRGRLHGLWSRWSAKPGDEPAQAAFAQALSASVAQREARVAALPQAPVEPSLPIAAEAERIVELIRQHQVVVIAGETGSGKTTQLPKLCLAAGRGTAGMIGCTQPRRIAARAVARRVAEELNTSLGGAVGYQVRFTENVGEQTAVKFMTDGILLAEIQSDRWLSQYDTILIDEAHERSLNIDFLLGYLKQLLPKRKDLKVIVTSATIDTERFAAHFGNAPVVNVEGRSYPVNVRYRPLEGEGGNGTDPRLSEERRGGDRTINDGIVSACDEITREDPRGDVLIFLSGEREIRDAHQALERRKYRETEVLPLYARLSVRDQDRVFNPGPKRRIVLATNVAETSLTVPRIRYVVDPGLARVKRYSPRGKLDRLHIEDVSQASADQRKGRCGRIAEGTCYRLYSQADFESRPRYTDPEIRRAALAGVILRMLSLGLGRIEEFPFLEPPDPRAVADGWQQLGELGAVDASANDSRRQLTATGKLMARLPVDVKLARMLVAANSHGCLREMLAIAAFLGIQDPRERPADQRAAADTAHALFADPRSEFVGILRLWDAYQDAHQELTQSKLRAWCDKHFLGFLRMREWRELHRQLKLLCDELGWQHEAKPSVRHPERSEGPVVRAVQRESRPLAALGMTGEGAQGLGAHHYATLHKALLAGLPTQIGQRGDKGFYDGPRGRKFQLFPGSPLAKKPPPWVLAATLLDTERVWSLTNATIEPDWAISELAHLLSRRHHDPHWARSQGRVVGSEQISLFGLVLAPKRPVHYGALFPEESRVIFARDALVSGEINTRCAFLARNLATLAKAKEEEAKQRRAGLVVDEEWMAQWYLDRLPAHVHNAQALDAWYAKLPAPEKAKLEWSSDDLMIGGETEAARFPPYLTLGNAKLAVKYRFEPGAPDDGMTVAVPLHLLNALDPARLSWLAPGFVADKAAGLIKSLPKTLRRNFVPAPDFARAFHEAHAQPSADALVGELARFLRKLTGVEVAATDFDDAALEPHLRINLRLLDRDGKSVLAGQVLAESRDLDELRRRFGERAATAFAAKAADGLAQTGLTAFPETAIPPSVPGAGGVPAYPALHDDGASASLRVHAEREVARQAHPRGVRRLLALALADKLKHARKQLPVTPKSGLLYAAIESASPRVDGLKDGDRLRADLVDGAFDALTREGLDDIRDAAAFAERRDAVAKQLFPEAMERLRQAEVILAAVAEVRAKLESPLMGWASGNLDDMRAHLATLTPPGFLRDVPADALREYPRYLKALSLRGERALRDPTRDQARMLELAPFASALVDAVASGAAGAADWQALRWELEELRVSLFAQELGARGGVSPKKLAQRLSALRR, encoded by the coding sequence ATGAACCCTATCGATGCAAGCGCCAAGGCCGCGTCACGACCGGCCGGCCGGGATCGCCCGCGCGCCCCTTCACCAGCGCAGGACGCCGCGTTGCAGCAGGCGCGGCGCGCGATCGACGGCGCGTTGAGCCGCGACCGCGGCCGCCTGCACGGCCTGTGGTCGCGCTGGAGCGCGAAGCCCGGCGACGAACCGGCGCAGGCTGCGTTCGCACAGGCGCTGTCGGCGTCGGTCGCGCAACGCGAGGCGCGGGTAGCGGCATTGCCGCAGGCGCCGGTGGAGCCTTCGTTGCCGATCGCGGCCGAAGCCGAGCGCATCGTCGAACTCATCCGCCAGCACCAGGTCGTGGTGATCGCCGGCGAAACCGGTTCGGGCAAGACCACGCAGTTGCCCAAGCTGTGCCTTGCGGCCGGTCGCGGCACCGCCGGCATGATCGGCTGCACGCAGCCGCGCCGCATCGCCGCGCGCGCGGTCGCGCGCCGCGTGGCGGAGGAACTGAACACCTCGCTCGGTGGCGCCGTCGGCTATCAGGTCCGCTTCACCGAGAACGTCGGCGAGCAGACCGCGGTGAAGTTCATGACCGACGGCATCCTGCTGGCCGAGATCCAGTCCGACCGCTGGCTGTCGCAGTACGACACCATCCTTATCGACGAGGCGCACGAGCGCAGCCTCAACATCGACTTCCTGCTCGGCTACCTGAAGCAGCTGCTGCCCAAGCGCAAGGACCTGAAGGTCATCGTCACCTCGGCGACCATCGACACCGAGCGTTTCGCCGCGCATTTCGGCAACGCGCCGGTGGTGAACGTCGAAGGTCGCAGCTATCCGGTGAACGTGCGCTACCGGCCGTTGGAAGGCGAAGGCGGCAACGGTACGGATCCGCGTCTTTCCGAGGAAAGACGCGGCGGCGATCGCACCATCAACGACGGCATCGTGTCCGCCTGCGACGAGATCACCCGCGAGGACCCGCGTGGCGACGTGCTGATCTTCCTGTCCGGCGAGCGCGAGATCCGCGACGCGCACCAGGCGCTGGAACGGCGCAAGTACCGCGAGACCGAAGTGCTGCCGCTGTACGCGCGGCTGTCGGTGCGCGACCAGGACCGCGTGTTCAATCCCGGGCCGAAGCGCCGCATCGTGCTCGCCACCAACGTCGCCGAGACGTCGCTGACCGTGCCGCGCATCCGCTACGTGGTCGATCCGGGCCTGGCGCGCGTCAAGCGCTACAGCCCGCGCGGAAAGCTCGACCGCCTGCACATCGAGGATGTCTCGCAGGCCAGCGCCGACCAGCGCAAGGGCCGCTGCGGCCGCATCGCCGAAGGCACCTGTTACCGACTGTACTCGCAGGCCGATTTCGAATCGCGCCCGCGCTACACCGATCCGGAAATCCGCCGCGCCGCGCTCGCCGGGGTGATCCTGCGCATGCTGTCGCTGGGGTTGGGCCGCATCGAGGAGTTCCCGTTCCTCGAGCCGCCCGATCCGCGCGCGGTTGCCGACGGCTGGCAGCAGCTGGGCGAACTCGGCGCCGTCGACGCCAGCGCCAATGACAGCCGGCGCCAGCTCACCGCCACCGGCAAGCTGATGGCGCGCCTGCCGGTCGACGTGAAACTCGCGCGCATGCTGGTAGCCGCCAACAGCCACGGCTGCCTGCGCGAGATGCTCGCCATCGCGGCATTCCTCGGCATCCAGGACCCGCGCGAACGCCCGGCGGACCAGCGCGCCGCGGCCGACACCGCGCATGCGCTGTTCGCCGACCCGCGCTCCGAATTCGTCGGCATCCTCAGGTTGTGGGATGCCTACCAGGACGCGCACCAGGAACTCACCCAGTCGAAGCTGCGCGCGTGGTGCGACAAGCACTTCCTCGGCTTCCTGCGCATGCGCGAATGGCGCGAGCTGCACCGGCAGTTGAAGCTGTTGTGCGATGAGCTGGGGTGGCAGCATGAGGCGAAGCCCTCAGTACGTCATCCCGAGCGCAGCGAGGGACCTGTTGTTCGTGCAGTTCAGAGGGAAAGCAGACCCCTCGCTGCGCTCGGGATGACAGGGGAGGGGGCGCAGGGTCTCGGCGCGCACCACTACGCCACGCTGCACAAGGCCCTGCTCGCCGGCCTGCCCACGCAGATCGGCCAGCGCGGCGACAAGGGCTTCTATGACGGCCCGCGCGGGCGCAAGTTCCAGTTGTTCCCCGGTTCGCCGCTGGCAAAGAAGCCGCCGCCGTGGGTGCTGGCCGCGACCCTGCTCGACACCGAGCGCGTGTGGTCGCTGACCAACGCCACGATCGAACCGGATTGGGCGATCAGCGAGCTGGCGCACCTGCTCTCGCGCCGCCACCACGATCCGCACTGGGCGCGTTCGCAGGGACGCGTGGTCGGCAGCGAGCAGATCAGCCTGTTCGGCCTGGTGCTCGCGCCGAAGCGGCCGGTGCATTACGGCGCGCTGTTCCCGGAAGAAAGCCGCGTCATCTTCGCCCGCGACGCGCTGGTCAGCGGCGAGATCAACACCCGTTGCGCCTTCCTCGCGCGTAACCTAGCCACGCTGGCGAAGGCGAAGGAAGAGGAAGCCAAGCAGCGCCGCGCCGGCCTCGTCGTCGACGAGGAGTGGATGGCGCAGTGGTACCTCGACCGCCTGCCGGCGCACGTGCACAACGCGCAGGCGCTGGATGCGTGGTACGCCAAGCTGCCCGCGCCGGAGAAGGCGAAGCTCGAGTGGTCGTCCGACGACCTGATGATCGGTGGCGAAACCGAGGCCGCGCGCTTCCCGCCCTACCTCACGCTGGGCAACGCGAAGCTGGCGGTGAAGTACCGCTTCGAACCCGGCGCGCCCGACGACGGCATGACCGTCGCGGTGCCGCTGCACCTGCTCAACGCGCTCGATCCCGCGCGGCTGTCGTGGCTCGCGCCGGGCTTCGTGGCGGACAAGGCCGCGGGCCTGATCAAGTCGTTACCGAAGACGTTGCGCCGCAACTTCGTGCCGGCGCCGGATTTCGCCCGCGCCTTCCACGAGGCCCATGCGCAGCCGTCGGCGGATGCGCTGGTGGGCGAACTGGCGCGCTTCCTGCGCAAGCTCACGGGCGTGGAGGTCGCGGCGACCGACTTCGATGACGCCGCGCTGGAACCGCACCTGCGCATCAACCTGCGCCTGCTCGACCGTGACGGGAAATCGGTGTTGGCGGGGCAGGTTCTCGCAGAGTCCCGCGACCTCGACGAGCTGCGCCGCCGCTTCGGCGAGCGCGCCGCGACCGCTTTCGCGGCGAAGGCGGCCGACGGCCTGGCGCAGACCGGATTGACTGCGTTTCCGGAGACGGCGATACCGCCGTCCGTGCCCGGCGCCGGCGGCGTGCCCGCCTATCCGGCCCTGCACGACGACGGTGCCAGCGCATCGCTGCGCGTGCACGCCGAACGCGAGGTCGCCCGGCAGGCGCACCCGCGCGGCGTGCGCCGGCTGCTCGCGCTCGCGCTGGCCGACAAGCTCAAGCATGCGCGCAAGCAGTTGCCGGTGACGCCGAAGAGCGGCCTGCTCTATGCCGCGATCGAATCCGCGTCGCCACGCGTGGACGGCTTGAAGGACGGCGACCGCCTGCGCGCCGACCTGGTCGACGGCGCCTTCGATGCATTGACGCGCGAGGGGCTGGACGACATCCGCGACGCTGCGGCCTTTGCCGAGCGTCGTGATGCCGTCGCGAAGCAGTTGTTTCCCGAAGCGATGGAGCGTCTGCGCCAGGCCGAAGTGATCCTGGCCGCCGTGGCTGAAGTGCGTGCGAAGCTGGAATCGCCGCTGATGGGCTGGGCCAGCGGCAACCTCGACGACATGCGCGCGCACCTGGCCACGCTGACGCCGCCGGGTTTCCTGCGCGACGTGCCCGCCGACGCGCTGCGCGAGTACCCGCGTTACCTCAAGGCGTTGTCGTTGCGCGGCGAACGCGCGCTGCGCGATCCGACCCGCGACCAGGCGCGCATGCTCGAACTGGCGCCGTTCGCTTCCGCGCTGGTCGATGCAGTCGCCAGTGGCGCCGCCGGTGCGGCGGACTGGCAGGCGTTGCGCTGGGAACTGGAGGAACTGCGCGTCTCGCTGTTCGCGCAGGAACTGGGTGCGCGCGGCGGGGTGTCGCCGAAGAAGCTCGCCCAGCGACTGTCCGCGCTGCGGCGCTGA
- a CDS encoding glycosyltransferase, with product MNWTDFRFRVDRFTGLLTRGFGSLRTRGLVSTWRRVKKQFRRVPETRRPALYLPDPAPFAPFEVPSTAAADTPVASIIIPVFNHLAHTLVCLRSLAAHPPGIAIEIIVVDDGSSDDTPHVLPRIDRLRYHRRAANGGFIATCNDGLALARGDYVVFLNNDTVPQPGWLDALLRTFSEHSGAGVVGAQLLYPDGRLQESGAVVWNDGSADKLGHLHAADEPAFNYVRRVDYVSGAALAMPRALCVELGGFDPSYSPAFYEDTDLAMRVRAAGLHVLVQPASWVVHVQGVTTGTDERRGIKSFQPRNRQRFAERWQTVLATHPLHSDDPVSIGDRHYRKTVLVVDALTPQPDRDSGSLRLYNLMRLLHDEGAHVVFLPSDHGYDGGYTRKLQQLGAEVWHQPYSKSSPDWLRKHGHRFDVAVVCRHYVARELLPLLRRHAPQAKVVFDTVDLHYLRERRGAEVDNNGALMRAAERTRARELEVIRRSDFTLVVSAAERELLATDAPEAAVEILSNLHEVAGPGLPFAHRHDLVFVGGFRHPPNVDAVHWFATSVFPLIRAELPEVRFHCIGGDVPAAIAALAAHPGVVVHGHVPDIAPYMDGARVAVAPLRYGAGVKGKVNLSMAHGQPVVATSCAVEGMHLAAGEDVLVADEPHAFADAVVRAYRDEALWQRLAVNGLRNVERHFSLDAARDVVRRTLLA from the coding sequence ATGAACTGGACTGATTTCCGGTTCCGCGTGGATCGCTTCACCGGGCTGCTGACACGCGGGTTCGGCAGTCTTCGGACGCGCGGACTGGTGTCCACCTGGCGACGCGTAAAGAAGCAATTCCGTCGCGTCCCGGAGACGCGGCGTCCCGCGCTGTACCTCCCCGATCCCGCGCCGTTCGCGCCCTTCGAAGTTCCGTCGACGGCCGCGGCGGACACGCCGGTCGCCAGCATCATCATTCCGGTGTTCAACCATCTTGCGCACACGCTCGTGTGTCTGCGGTCGTTGGCCGCGCATCCGCCCGGCATTGCGATCGAGATCATCGTCGTCGACGACGGTTCGTCCGATGACACTCCGCACGTGCTGCCCCGGATCGACAGGCTCCGCTATCACCGCCGCGCCGCGAATGGCGGTTTCATCGCCACATGCAACGATGGACTGGCACTGGCGCGCGGCGACTACGTGGTGTTCCTCAACAACGACACGGTTCCGCAGCCCGGATGGCTCGACGCCCTGTTGCGGACGTTCTCCGAACACTCGGGCGCGGGCGTGGTCGGGGCGCAGCTGCTGTATCCCGACGGACGCCTGCAGGAGTCGGGAGCGGTCGTCTGGAACGATGGGTCCGCCGACAAACTCGGCCACCTGCATGCGGCCGACGAACCCGCGTTCAACTACGTCCGACGCGTCGACTACGTGTCGGGCGCGGCACTCGCGATGCCGCGGGCACTCTGCGTCGAGCTGGGTGGATTCGATCCGTCCTACTCACCGGCCTTCTACGAGGACACGGACCTGGCGATGCGGGTGCGCGCCGCCGGCCTGCACGTGCTGGTGCAACCGGCCTCGTGGGTCGTGCACGTGCAGGGCGTCACCACCGGCACGGACGAGCGCCGGGGCATCAAGTCATTTCAACCCCGTAACCGGCAACGCTTCGCGGAGCGGTGGCAGACGGTGCTCGCCACCCATCCGCTGCATTCGGACGATCCGGTATCGATCGGCGACCGGCACTACCGGAAGACCGTCCTGGTCGTCGACGCGCTCACCCCGCAACCGGATCGCGACTCGGGATCGCTGCGTCTCTACAACCTGATGCGCCTGCTGCACGACGAAGGCGCGCATGTGGTCTTCCTCCCTTCCGACCATGGCTACGATGGCGGCTATACGCGAAAACTGCAGCAACTGGGTGCCGAGGTCTGGCACCAGCCGTACTCGAAGAGCTCCCCCGACTGGCTGCGCAAACACGGACATCGGTTCGACGTAGCGGTGGTGTGCCGGCACTACGTTGCGCGCGAACTGCTGCCGCTACTGCGCCGCCATGCACCACAGGCGAAAGTCGTATTCGACACGGTGGACCTGCACTACCTGCGCGAACGGCGCGGCGCCGAAGTGGATAACAACGGCGCGCTGATGCGTGCGGCCGAGCGCACGCGCGCCCGCGAACTCGAGGTGATCCGGCGCAGCGACTTCACCCTGGTCGTGAGCGCGGCCGAACGCGAACTTCTGGCCACCGACGCGCCCGAGGCGGCAGTGGAAATCCTTTCGAACCTGCACGAAGTAGCAGGTCCAGGCCTGCCTTTCGCGCATCGCCACGACCTCGTCTTCGTCGGCGGCTTCCGCCATCCGCCCAACGTCGATGCGGTGCACTGGTTCGCCACGTCGGTGTTCCCGTTGATCCGCGCGGAGCTGCCCGAGGTGCGCTTCCACTGCATCGGCGGCGACGTGCCCGCGGCGATCGCCGCACTTGCGGCACATCCGGGCGTCGTCGTGCACGGCCACGTCCCCGACATCGCGCCGTACATGGACGGCGCGCGCGTGGCAGTGGCGCCGCTGCGCTACGGCGCGGGCGTGAAGGGCAAGGTGAACCTGAGCATGGCGCACGGACAGCCGGTGGTTGCCACGTCATGCGCAGTGGAAGGAATGCACCTGGCTGCGGGCGAGGACGTACTCGTCGCCGACGAGCCGCACGCCTTCGCCGATGCCGTCGTGCGGGCCTACCGCGATGAAGCGCTGTGGCAGCGCCTGGCGGTGAACGGGTTGCGCAACGTCGAGCGGCATTTCTCGCTGGATGCCGCGCGCGACGTGGTGCGGCGCACGCTGCTGGCCTGA
- a CDS encoding Dps family protein: MAKNKSSKPGSTKAAPAGKTLAIDIGIGGADRKKIAEGLSRFLSDSFTLYLKTHNFHWNVTGPMFNSLHVMFEGQYNEQWTALDETAERIRALGYNAPGSYAEFIRLSSIPEEPGLTDTADWHEMVRQLVVGNEAVARTARKVLKIAEEGGDDPTVDLMTQRLQVHEKNAWMLRSLLQ, translated from the coding sequence ATGGCCAAGAACAAGTCGTCCAAGCCCGGCAGCACGAAGGCGGCCCCGGCGGGCAAGACCCTCGCCATCGATATCGGGATCGGCGGTGCGGATCGCAAGAAGATCGCGGAAGGCCTGTCGCGGTTCCTCTCCGACAGTTTCACCCTGTACCTGAAGACCCACAATTTCCACTGGAACGTCACCGGGCCGATGTTCAACAGCCTGCACGTGATGTTCGAAGGCCAGTACAACGAGCAGTGGACCGCGCTGGACGAGACCGCCGAGCGCATCCGTGCCCTGGGCTACAACGCGCCCGGCTCGTACGCCGAATTCATCCGCCTGAGCTCGATCCCGGAAGAGCCCGGCCTGACCGACACCGCCGACTGGCACGAGATGGTGCGCCAGCTGGTGGTGGGCAACGAGGCCGTGGCCCGCACCGCGCGCAAGGTGCTCAAGATCGCCGAGGAAGGCGGCGACGACCCGACCGTGGACCTGATGACCCAGCGCCTGCAGGTGCACGAGAAGAACGCCTGGATGCTGCGCTCCCTGCTCCAGTAA
- a CDS encoding RelA/SpoT family protein has translation MASASLRLDELLMLPAATHAAAALAPPLRRALESAYGEQAVALRDAPAITAVTLDLLARLGADGETVAAALLHDAPPSQGAAQFEKQFPAVAALVEGQNAAAQVWSLHAERGSHASNEGLRRLLLAIVRDLRVVPILLARQLARMRNAAALPEAQQRALAELTRDIHAPLANRLGIWQLKWELEDLAFRYLEPDTYKQIARLLDEKRGDRERYIEAVKRTLQQAMEAQGVRADVAGRPKHIYSIWKKMRRKDVPISELYDLRAVRVLVDDIAACYAALGVVHSTWAPIPSEFDDYIARPKRNDYRSLHTAVIGPEGKTLEVQIRTSDMHRQAELGVAAHWKYKEVGSHSADAAFDRKIAWMRKLLEAHGEGEGALSGEFDSELVEDRVYVLTPKGEVLDLPTGATPLDFAYHVHTQVGHRCRGAKVDGRIVPLDYKLRTGDRVEILTGKAEAPRRDWLLPSNGFLVSSRSREKVRAWFHKLDRARNEQEGKELLDKELRRLGVLGADLAPVHQRFNVDSDGDLHVLVALGDVGPHQVGRALLELERAANTPEEPATGLPVSRAPRKIPQRRTEFTVEGVGNLLVQLARCCQPVAGEPIVGYLTRGRGVSVHRPDCASYLRLAAAQPQRVLPVEWGQKGGGYEVDVEVLALDRKWLLKEVSNVIAQANAHVTSISSQLERNGAHVRLRARLRVNDYGQLSALLGKLSSLPGVAHAQRS, from the coding sequence ATGGCTTCCGCTTCGCTGCGCCTCGACGAACTGCTGATGCTACCGGCTGCAACGCATGCCGCCGCGGCCCTCGCGCCGCCGCTGCGCCGTGCGCTCGAATCGGCGTACGGCGAGCAGGCGGTTGCGTTGCGCGACGCGCCCGCGATCACCGCCGTCACGCTGGACCTGCTCGCCCGCCTCGGTGCCGACGGCGAGACCGTTGCCGCCGCGTTGCTGCACGATGCGCCGCCGTCGCAGGGCGCGGCGCAGTTCGAGAAGCAGTTCCCGGCCGTCGCGGCGCTGGTCGAGGGGCAGAACGCCGCGGCGCAGGTGTGGTCGCTGCACGCCGAGCGCGGCTCGCACGCGAGCAACGAAGGCCTGCGTCGCCTGCTGCTGGCGATCGTCCGTGACCTGCGCGTGGTGCCGATCCTGCTGGCGCGCCAGCTCGCGCGGATGCGCAACGCCGCTGCGTTGCCGGAAGCGCAGCAACGCGCGCTCGCCGAACTCACCCGCGACATCCACGCGCCGCTTGCCAACCGCCTGGGCATCTGGCAGTTGAAGTGGGAACTGGAAGACCTCGCGTTCCGCTACCTGGAACCGGACACCTACAAGCAGATCGCGCGCCTGCTCGACGAGAAGCGCGGCGACCGCGAGCGCTACATCGAGGCGGTCAAGCGCACGCTGCAGCAGGCAATGGAGGCGCAGGGCGTGCGCGCCGACGTCGCCGGCCGGCCCAAGCACATCTACAGCATCTGGAAGAAGATGCGGCGCAAGGACGTGCCGATCAGCGAGCTGTACGACCTGCGCGCGGTGCGCGTGCTCGTCGACGACATCGCCGCGTGCTACGCCGCGCTCGGCGTGGTGCATTCGACCTGGGCGCCGATCCCTAGCGAGTTCGACGACTACATCGCGCGCCCCAAGCGCAACGACTACCGCTCGCTGCACACCGCGGTGATCGGCCCCGAAGGCAAGACGCTGGAAGTGCAGATCCGCACCTCCGACATGCATCGCCAGGCCGAACTGGGCGTGGCCGCGCACTGGAAGTACAAGGAAGTCGGCAGCCACAGCGCGGACGCGGCGTTCGACCGCAAGATCGCGTGGATGCGCAAGCTGCTCGAGGCGCACGGCGAAGGCGAGGGCGCGCTCAGCGGCGAATTCGACAGCGAGCTGGTCGAGGACCGCGTCTACGTGCTGACGCCGAAAGGGGAGGTGCTGGACCTGCCCACCGGCGCGACGCCGCTCGACTTCGCCTACCACGTGCACACGCAGGTCGGGCATCGCTGCCGCGGCGCGAAGGTGGACGGGCGCATCGTGCCGCTCGACTACAAGCTGCGCACCGGCGACCGCGTGGAGATCCTCACCGGCAAGGCCGAGGCGCCGCGACGCGACTGGCTGCTGCCGTCGAACGGCTTCCTCGTCAGCAGCCGCTCGCGGGAGAAGGTCCGCGCGTGGTTCCACAAGCTCGATCGCGCGCGCAACGAGCAGGAAGGCAAGGAGCTGCTGGACAAGGAGCTGCGCCGGCTCGGCGTGCTCGGCGCCGACCTCGCGCCGGTGCACCAGCGCTTCAACGTCGACAGCGACGGCGACCTGCACGTGCTGGTCGCGCTGGGCGACGTCGGCCCGCATCAGGTCGGGCGCGCGTTGCTGGAGCTCGAACGCGCCGCGAACACGCCCGAAGAACCGGCCACGGGCCTGCCGGTGTCGCGCGCGCCGCGGAAGATCCCGCAACGCCGCACCGAATTCACCGTCGAAGGCGTCGGCAACCTGCTGGTGCAGCTGGCGCGCTGCTGCCAGCCGGTGGCGGGCGAGCCCATCGTCGGCTACCTCACCCGCGGCCGCGGCGTGAGCGTGCATCGGCCCGATTGCGCGTCCTACCTGCGCCTGGCCGCGGCGCAGCCGCAGCGCGTGCTGCCGGTGGAGTGGGGGCAGAAGGGTGGCGGCTACGAGGTCGATGTCGAAGTGCTGGCGCTCGACCGCAAGTGGCTGCTGAAGGAAGTCAGCAACGTCATTGCCCAGGCCAACGCGCACGTGACCAGCATCAGCAGCCAGCTGGAGCGCAACGGCGCGCACGTGCGCCTGCGCGCGCGGCTGCGGGTGAACGACTACGGACAGCTGTCGGCCCTGCTGGGCAAGCTGTCGTCGCTGCCCGGGGTCGCGCACGCGCAGCGCAGCTGA